One Nicotiana sylvestris chromosome 12, ASM39365v2, whole genome shotgun sequence genomic window carries:
- the LOC104232126 gene encoding probable glycosyltransferase At5g25310: MRKLLRSILVVLLFRIDWKKLFFVGAILTLLRVVVQISTLPHPLTEWSLFPSLDISSYRNSNHEKKLRELPVSPDNRFNISQDAPLVVSINSTYRLSQRMQALEKREQVSRQRKHRKHVTAVDKFISPPSPVNNMSNNLPRYISSLTPDEALAYAKREIENAPLVTDDQGLHTPLFRNVSAFKRSYELMELILKVYIYKEGKRPIFHQPYLRGIYSSEGWFMKLMEESRHFVTRDPEKAHLFYLPYSARQLQRVLYVPNSHNLKPLSVFLRDYVNMLAAKYPFWNRTRGSNHFLVACHDWGPYILKDHDELSRNTIKALCNADISEGIFVAGKDVSLPETTIRNPRRPLRNLGGKRVSQRPILAFFAGNMHGPVRPKLLKYWRDKDESIKIYGPLPHRVSKVMSYSEHMKSSKFCLCPMGYEVSSPRIVEAIYYECVPVIIADNFALPFNEVLNWSAFSVVVAEKDIPRLKEILLSIPLRRYQAMQNNVKMLQKHFLWNSTPTRYDLFHMILHSIWFSRLNQLQVSEIS, encoded by the exons ATGAGGAAATTGTTGCGGTCAATACTTGTTGTTCTGTTGTTCAGAATTGACTGGAAGAAGCTCTTCTTCGTTGGTGCTATTCTGACACTGCTTAGGGTTGTAGTTCAAATTTCTACACTTCCTCATCCTCTGACTGAATGGAGTCTCTTTCCATCATTGGATATTTCATCTTACCGAAATTCGAACCATGAAAAGAAATTAAGGGAACTTCCAGTGAGTCCAGATAACCGGTTCAATATTAGTCAAGATGCCCCCCTAGTTGTTTCAATCAACTCTACGTACAGATTAAGTCAAAGAATGCAAGCATTGGAAAAACGTGAGCAAGTTTCGAGACAGAGGAAACATAggaagcatgtcactgcagttgATAAATTTATCTCCCCTCCTTCACCTGTTAATAATATGTCCAATAACCTGCCG AGATACATATCATCATTGACTCCGGATGAGGCACTTGCATATGCCAAAAGAGAGATTGAGAATGCCCCACTAGTTACAGATGATCAGGGCTTGCATACTCCTCTGTTCAGGAATGTATCTGCCTTTAAGAG GAGTTATGAGTTGATGGAGCTTATACTCAAAGTTTACATTTACAAAGAAGGGAAAAGGCCTATTTTTCATCAACCTTATCTTAGAGGAATTTATTCATCCGAGGGATGGTTCATGAAGCTGATGGAAGAAAGCCGCCATTTTGTGACACGGGACCCGGAAAAGGCTCACCTATTCTATCTTCCATATAGTGCACGTCAGTTACAAAGGGTACTATACGTGCCTAACTCACATAACCTTAAGCCACTATCGGTATTCCTACGGGACTACGTGAACATGTTAGCTGCAAAGTATCCTTTCTGGAACCGGACACGTGGGTCAAATCACTTCCTTGTTGCTTGCCATGATTGG GGACCTTATATTCTAAAGGACCACGATGAGCTAAGTAGAAACACCATAAAagctttatgcaatgcagataTATCAGAAGGAATATTTGTTGCAGGGAAAGATGTTTCCCTTCCAGAGACCACGATAAGAAATCCCAGGAGGCCTCTTAGAAACCTTGGCGGAAAAAGAGTGTCACAACGCCCGATTCTTGCCTTTTTCGCTGGAAATATGCACGGTCCGGTCCGTCCCAAACTTCTTAAGTATTGGAGGGACAAAGATGAATCCATAAAAATTTATGGGCCTTTACCTCATAGAGTCTCAAAAGTTATGTCTTATTCCGAACACATGAAATCAAGCAAGTTCTGCCTTTGTCCAATGGGTTACGAAGTTAGCAGCCCGAGGATCGTCGAGGCAATATATTATGAGTGTGTTCCAGTTATCATCGCTGATAATTTTGCCCTTCCATTTAACGAAGTTCTTAATTGGAGCGCTTTTTCTGTGGTTGTTGCTGAGAAAGATATTCCTAGGCTAAAGGAGATTTTATTAAGTATACCTCTGAGACGTTACCAAGCCATGCAAAATAATGTCAAGATGTTGCAGAAGCATTTTCTTTGGAACTCAACACCGACTAGATATGATCTGTTCCATATGATTTTGCACTCAATTTGGTTTAGCAGGCTCAACCAGCTTCAAGTATCAGAAATATCATAA